The Xiphophorus couchianus chromosome 14, X_couchianus-1.0, whole genome shotgun sequence genome includes a region encoding these proteins:
- the arhgef40 gene encoding pleckstrin homology domain-containing family G member 4B isoform X2, with amino-acid sequence MGSEAMEDCVQGALSSLYPPFESTAPPLLSQVFSVLESTYQHDSLRYLLDYFVPAKHLLHKLQQHACSQYLGCLFLHSGWPLCLGEKVVVQLSTLDWRLLRSNDFYLQVVPFSTRCPRLALKCLAPGGRTVQEILVPESQHPLVFTSEWLHSINKERGHKREVGGGLDTCLVSTCDGVVRVPWKEIVYPKFLHDPSEELGLGSNRLSSEGGSSLGGWGGSSSGDMDSWSWDDEDDDSLPPNCMDSDPAIRRRRSEDGLGRTARQSQMDGDYVELLEPRGGPDGGVDTKQRYLEMHGICKTRTLPLCRRGKAIKLRKGKAWGYAKPERSGSFRGAYSTKEKEANPKDDLLPPTTVSGSTRERQSYSSSAHDSDEGDKTSRDKNSLESRSPYFDVPLKERRPGVGKERDSNGFPQPSRDGHQNKDSQRSDNLIANEIYDISHKSGHDVEGQSDHGSHSDSVFEDADKPLSGDSDAVTPTSDAPERLFTGVSESKDTSNVQSKTRNSSKPKIPDERAEGQAEDRVCPRGKEVKTAVFRAPRRKRKGKGAKGKARSGGKNQKGTKLQGKSPLPSPTAHSATTKLLIPEEKKAEETEKIDKPDGVPSTDTKGKENTRKGNGTETEGGSLPVCNGQSSTSSLNHLTVEAGSPETCSDQINGVTSKEPALLRELDTELLQSGKLQLTGTVDRLGRALVFTDAGASEEGFCSEEVARVLSCYHWITRPEAKEKGLTVLIDSRCSQPSSLCLSALKRFQVLVPGGLGSVLVLVEEQQESLSLALDGTETHVVRGTGVLQQYVDSQQLPKQLDGDFSHSHSDWLAFRLRLEKLTERCESALSLLGEALRSLEMEEMPSDIKAVPQSIDKHRQLMASVLADQRLTELQQRGGAWLAGLTNCSSGLVQRSPDCRAALNATSQLYDGVDDALHRLVQVSNRRGRDLEALGRLAGMVDKLEKCDKEIEQVQSQLEEYKDPPLSLSRLSLKQQKFRTFRETANELHSDTLSVLSDLEGWCELNWAGLSDIQIRLPPVREKLRDMSHCLSDCWTTLDNTQRLLSTLTEATQWCDAVSSTPSSPTASSSTCPLASLPPIPPSRFQDARSLAMELGGGALLDLWTQTVERYQRTVAQVKPRFLHSERTQSHGQGKAKTPSGSTFWDLVGPDGEGDWGLGGGDGGLQSWGSLASLFRPQTCSTLKIGEDKGNRRDGSAGNGGGAGGASGGKFLQNLLNPGKKSPPEAPLPPKPPRKRHPSFDLQALLAPRKGTATPKPESPVGGASRSSPMSWLGRKNMADPVIATSMAAAIPGWGVGVAGGGGVLIRGVEVSSKEVVDHTGSPRQHVLLGRTERDMGADRTGSTAQRMLSSERQYVAVLKGVEETYLPLLVLSDTPASIRGKGDTLFPNWGSLSTFHSRDLLPAMEGALVQSLLQQDCFSKYREEFLQYSHYIRSKPEMDSPVVTQAADFFKSKLPQASPLSPLSFPYCLQAPIQRLEQYCEALEELGGLNLASDSALSVLRHAQRHGEDLRASDLIVGCPISVADRGDLVRQGELTVCGGPRRKRAGVRNVFLYQHAIIFTKQKSPNPGRTAYNYKHSIKMSEMGLTQNVGDEGVKFEVWVRQAPRTRDCITLQAQNRAGREAWAHDIAHLLWTHAINNTELCLKESLCMGVSSKLLLDATGTPGSELDSICSLSDRVHSSCSDSSSVGSQKEGGSPASGRDPRSSSGSTSYSQSHSPSTAV; translated from the exons GT TCTCAGTATTTGGGATGCTTGTTCCTTCACTCCGGCTGGCCCCTCTGCCTTGGAGAGAAAGTGGTTGTTCAGCTCTCCACCTTGGACTGGAGGCTCCTGCGCAGTAATGACTTCTACCTGCAGGTGGTGCCCTTTTCTACTCGCTGCCCACGACTGGCCCTAAAATGTCTGGCACCCGGGGGTCGCACCGTGCAAGAAATCTTGGTGCCCGAGTCACAGCATCCCCTGGTGTTTACCTCCGAGTGGCTCCACAGTATCAACAAAGAACGGGGTCACAAGAGAGAAG TTGGAGGGGGACTCGACACCTGTCTGGTCAGTACATGCGATGGCGTGGTACGAGTGCCATGGAAGGAAATAGTCTACCCAAAATTCCTCCATGACCCTTCTGAGGAGCTTGGCCTGGGTTCCAACCGCCTTTCCAGTGAGGGGGGCAGCAGCCTCGGAGGGTGGGGTGGCTCCTCCTCAGGAGACATGGACTCCTGGTCCTGGGATGATGAAGACGACGACAGTCTACCACCAAACTGCATGGACTCTGACCCTGCCATCAGACGGCGGCGCAGCGAAGACGGCCTTGGGCGGACTGCGAGGCAGTCTCAGATGGATGGGGATTATGTGGAGCTTTTGGAACCCAGAGGAGGACCTGATGGAGGCGTTGATACCAAGCAGAGGTATTTGGAGATGCATGGGATTTGTAAGACCAGAACTTTGCCCTTATGCAGGAGAGGTAAGGCCATCAAACTTCGCAAAGGAAAAGCTTGGGGTTATGCAAAACCTGAAAGATCGGGAAGCTTTCGGGGTGCCTATAGTACCAAAGAGAAGGAGGCAAATCCAAAGGATGACTTGCTACCTCCAACAACGGTTTCAGGATCTACCAGAGAAAGACAGTCTTACTCCTCCTCTGCTCATGATTCAGATGAAGGAGATAAAACAAGCAGAGACAAAAATAGCTTGGAAAGCCGCAGCCCTTATTTTGATGTTCCATTAAAAGAGAGGAGACCTGGTGTGGGCAAGGAAAGAGACAGCAACGGGTTCCCACAACCGTCCCGAGATGGACACCAAAATAAAGACTCCCAGAGAAGCGACAACTTAATAGCAAACGAAATCTACGACATAAGCCATAAAAGTGGCCATGATGTTGAGGGTCAATCGGATCATGGCTCACATTCAGACTCTGTGTTTGAGGATGCAGATAAACCACTGAGTGGAGACAGCGATGCTGTTACACCAACATCGGACGCACCGGAGAGGCTATTTACTGGAGTCTCTGAAAGCAAAGATACATCCAACGTTCAGTCTAAGACGAGGAACTCATCGAAGCCGAAGATTCCAGATGAAAGGGCTGAAGGGCAGGCAGAGGACAGAGTGTGCCCCAGAGGAAAAGAAGTTAAAACAGCCGTATTCAGAGCTCCACG GAGGAAACGGAAGGGAAAGGGCGCCAAAGGAAAGGCTAGGTCTGGTGGCAAAAACCAAAAAGGCACAAAACTACAGGGTAAAAGTCCTCTGCCAAGTCCCACAGCCCACTCTGCAACTACAAAGCTGCTAATCCCAGAGGaaaagaaggcagaggaaacagaaaagattGACAAACCTGATGGAGTGCCCTCAACTGACACTAAAGGGAAGGAAAACACAAGGAAAGGCAATGGAA CTGAGACAGAAGGTGGATCGTTGCCTGTGTGCAATGGTCAGTCAAGCACGTCTTCATTAAACCACTTGACTGTGGAGGCTGGATCACCGGAGACATGTTCTGACCAGATAAATGGTGTTACCTCTAAAGAGCCGGCGCTTTTAAGGGAACTGGATACAGAATTACTTCAGTCAGGGAAGCTGCAGCTGACAG GTACAGTGGACAGATTGGGGCGAGCTCTGGTTTTCACAGATGCAGGCGCGTCTGAGGAGGGATTCTGCTCGGAGGAGGTGGCGCGGGTTCTTTCCTGTTACCACTGGATCACTCG GCCTGAAGCCAAAGAAAAGGGACTAACTGTGCTAATAGACAGCAGATGCTCCCAACCATCCAGTCTTTGCCTTTCTGCTCTTAAACGGTTCCAG GTCTTGGTTCCTGGCGGTCTAGGATCCGTGTTGGTCCtggtggaggagcagcaggagtcCCTTTCCTTAGCTTTAGATGGGACAGAG ACCCACGTAGTGCGCGGTACAGGAGTCCTTCAGCAATATGTAGACAGTCAGCAGCTCCCTAAGCAGCTGGATGGAGACTTCAGTCACAGTCACTCAGACTGGCTGGCATTCAGACTG AGGTTGGAGAAACTGACGGAGCGTTGTGAGAGCGCCCTCTCTCTGCTCGGAGAAGCACTGCGGTCCCTGGAGATGGAGGAGATGCCCAGTGACATCAAG GCTGTTCCTCAGAGCATTGACAAACACAGGCAGCTCATGGCGAGTGTACTGGCTGACCAACGCTTAACTGAACTGCAACAGAGGGGCGGAGCCTGGCTAGCAGGACTGACTAACTGTTCGTCCGGACTGGTGCAGAGGTCACCTGACTGCAG GGCTGCTCTCAATGCCACTTCGCAGCTCTACGACGGCGTGGACGATGCCCTCCACCGGCTCGTCCAGGTTTCCAACCGGCGAGGACGTGACCTGGAAGCACTGGGACGACTGGCGGGAATGGTGGACAAACTGGAAAAG TGTGACAAGGAGATCGAGCAAGTGCAGTCCCAGCTGGAGGAATACAAGGACCCCCCTCTGTCTCTCAGCAGACTGTCGCTGAAGCAGCAGAAGTTCAGAACGTTCAGAGAAACGGCCAAC GAGCTGCACAGCGACACTCTGTCGGTGCTCAGCGATCTGGAGGGCTGGTGCGAGCTGAACTGGGCCGGCCTCAGCGACATCCAGATCCGTCTACCCCCCGTGAGGGAGAAGCTGAGAGACATGTCCCACTGTCTGTCCGACTGCTGGACCACCCTGGACAACACCCAGAGGCTGCTGTCCACGCTGACAGAG GCGACCCAGTGGTGCGACGCGGTCTCCTCCACCCCTTCCTCCCCCACTGCCTCCTCTTCCACCTGCCCGCTGGCATCCCTTCCTCCAATCCCCCCGTCTCGCTTCCAGGATGCACGGTCCTTAGCCATGGAGCTGGGAGGCGGGGCCCTCCTGGACCTCTGGACCCAAACAGTGGAGCGCTACCAGCGGACCGTGGCGCAGGTCAAACCTCGTTTCCTCCACTCTGAGCGGACGCAGAGCCATGGCCAGGGGAAGGCCAAGACGCCGTCCGGCAGCACCTTCTGGGACCTGGTGGGGCCCGACGGGGAGGGCGACTGGGGGCTCGGAGGAGGGGACGGGGGCCTGCAGTCCTGGGGGTCCCTGGCGTCGCTGTTCAGGCCTCAGACCTGCTCCACGCTGAAGATAGGAGAGGACAAAGGGAACCGGAGGGACGGGTCAGCAGGGAACGGAGGTGGAGCGGgaggagccagtggagggaagTTCCTGCAGAACCTCCTGAATCCTGGGAAGAAAAGT CCCCCAGAGGCCCCGCTCCCTCCCAAGCCTCCCAGGAAGCGCCACCCCAGCTTTGACCTCCAGGCTCTCCTGGCCCCCCGCAAAGGCACCGCCACCCCCAAGCCGGAGTCCCCTGTCGGCGGGGCGAGCCGCTCCTCGCCCATGTCTTGGCTGGGGCGAAAGAACATGGCGGACCCCGTCATCGCCACCAGCATGGCGGCGGCTATTCCCGGGTGGGGCGTCGGAGTAGCAGGCGGAGGTGGTGTGCTGATCCGAGgtgtagaggtcagcagcaaaGAAGTGGTGGATCACACAGGGTCGCCGCGGCAACACGTCCTGCTCGGGAGGACGGAGAGGGACATGGGGGCAGACAGGACCGGCTCAACTGCACAGAG GATGCTGAGCTCAGAGCGGCAGTACGTCGCCGTCCTGAAGGGAGTTGAAGAGACGTACCTGCCCCTGCTGGTGCTCTCCGACACCCCGGCCTCCATCAGGGGGAAGGGAGACACGCTCTTCCCCAACTGGGGCAGCCTCAGTACCTTTCACTCGCGGGACCTGCTCCCTGCCATGGAGGGCGCTCTTGTGCAGAGTTTGTTGCAGCAGGACTGCTTCAGCAAATAT CGGGAGGAATTTCTCCAGTATTCCCACTACATCCGCTCTAAACCAGAAATGGATTCACCTGTGGTCACACAGGCAGCTGACTTCTTTAAG TCCAAACTCCCCCAGGCGTCCCCCCTCTCCCCTCTGTCTTTCCCTTACTGCCTGCAGGCTCCCATTCAGAGGCTGGAGCAGTACTGCGAGGCCCTGGAGGAGCTGGGGGGTTTAAATCTGGCCTCAGACTCCGCCCTCTCCGTCCTGAGACACGCCCAGCGACACGGCGAGGACCTCAGGGCCAGTGACCTCATCGTTGGCTGTCCG ATCTCAGTGGCAGACCGTGGCGACCTGGTGAGGCAGGGTGAGCTCACCGTGTGCGGGGGACCTCGGAGGAAGCGAGCGGGTGTCAGGAATGTCTTCCTCTACCAGCACGCCATCATCTTCACCAAGCAGAAGAGCCCGAATCCGGGTCGCACCGCCTACAACTACAAGCACAGCATTAAG ATGAGTGAAATGGGTCTAACTCAGAATGTCGGCGATGAGGGAGTGAAGTTTGAAGTCTGGGTCCGACAGGCACCCAGGACCAGAGACTGTATCACCCTTCAGGCCCAGAATAGAGCAGGAAGGGAGGCCTGGGCTCATGACATAGCCCACCTGCTGTGGACGCACGCCATAAACAATACAG AGCTGTGTCTGAAGGAGTCGCTGTGCATGGGAGTTTCCAGCAAGCTTCTGCTGGACGCTACAGGAACCCCGGGATCAGAGCTGGACTCCATCTGCAGTCTCAGCGACAGAG TCCACAGTAGCTGCTCAGACTCGTCCTCTGTGGGCAGCCAGAAGGAGGGGGGATCCCCGGCGTCTGGGAGGGACCCCAGGTCAAGCTCCGGATCAACAAGCTATTCACAG AGTCATTCTCCCTCTACAGCTGTGTGA